Proteins from one Rhinopithecus roxellana isolate Shanxi Qingling chromosome 20, ASM756505v1, whole genome shotgun sequence genomic window:
- the KIF22 gene encoding kinesin-like protein KIF22 isoform X1, translating to MSAGVSTQQRRREMAAAAAAATSGAGRCRPSKIGASRRPPPARVRVAVRLRPFVDATVGASDTPCVRGMDSCSLEIANWRNHQETLKYQFDAFYGERSTQQDIYAGSVQPILRHLLEGQNASVLAYGPTGAGKTHTMLGSPEQPGVIPRALMDLLQLTREEGAEGRPWALSVTMSYLEIYQEKVLDLLDSTSGDLVIREDCRGNILIPGLTQKPITSFADFERHFLPASRNRTVGATRLNQRSSRSHAVLLVKVDQRERLAPFRQREGKLYLIDLAGSEDNRRTGNKGLRLKESGAINASLFVLGKVVDALNQGLPRVPYRDSKLTRLLQDSLGGSAHSILIANIAPERHFYLDTVSALNFAARTKEVINRPFTNESLQPHVLGPVKLSQKELLGPPEAKRARGPEEEEIGSLEPMAASASASQKLSPLQKLSSMDPAMLERLLSLDRLLASQGSQGAPLLSTPKRERMVLMKTVEEKDLEIERLKMKQKELEAKVLAQKAEDSKEKENHCPTILRPLLHRTVTVAKPLKKAVVMPLQLIQEQAASPNAEIHILKNKGRKRKLESLDAPEPEEKAEDCWELQISPELLAHGRQKILDLLNEGSARDLRSLQRIGPKKAQLIVGWRELHGRFSQVEDLERVEGITGKQMESFLKANILGLAAGQRCGPS from the exons ATGTCCGCTGGGGTCTCGACGCAGCAGAGGCGACGCGAGAtggcggcagcggcagcggcggCTACCTCAG GAGCTGGTCGCTGTCGGCCAAGCAAGATTGGGGCTAGTCGTCGTCCACCTCCAGCTCGCGTAAGGGTGGCTGTGCGACTGCGGCCATTTGTGGATGCAACAGTTGGAGCAAGCGATACCCCCTGTGTGCGGGGCATGGACAGCTGCTCTCTAGAGATTGCTAACTGGAGGAACCACCAGGAGACTCTCAAATACCA GTTTGATGCCTTCTATGGGGAGAGGAGTACTCAGCAGGACATCTATGCAGGTTCAGTGCAGCCCATCCTAAGGCACTTGCTGGAAGGGCAGAATGCCAGCGTGCTTGCCTATGGACCCACAGGAGCTG GGAAGACGCACACAATGCTGGGCAGTCCAGAGCAACCTGGGGTGATCCCGCGGGCTCTCATGGACCTCTTGCAGCTCACAAGGGAGGAGGGCGCCGAGGGCCGGCCATGGGCCCTTTCTGTCACTATGTCGTACCTAGAGATCTACCAGGAGAAG GTATTAGACCTACTGGACTCTACATCGGGAGACCTGGTGATCCGAGAAGACTGCCGGGGGAACATCCTGATTCCGGGTCTTACCCAGAAGCCCATCACTAGCTTTGCTGATTTTGAGCGGCACTTCCTGCCAGCCAGTCGAAATCGGACTGTAGGAGCCACCCGGCTCAACCAGCGCTCCTCCCGCAGTCATGCTGTGCTCCTGGTCAAG GTGGACCAGCGGGAACGTTTGGCCCCATTTCGCCAGCGAGAGGGAAAACTCTACCTGATTGACTTGGCCGGGTCAGAGGACAACCGGCGCACAGGCAACAAGGGACTTCGGCTAAAAGAGAGCGGTGCCATCAACGCCTCCCTGTTTGTCCTGGGCAAGGTGGTAGATGCGCTGAATCAGGGCCTCCCTCGTGTACCTTATCGGGACAGCAAGCTCACTCGCCTATTGCAG GACTCTCTGGGTGGCTCAGCCCACAGCATCCTTATTGCCAACATTGCCCCTGAGAGACATTTCTACCTAGACACAGTCTCTGCACTCAACTTTGCTGCCAGGACCAAGGAGGTGATCAACCGGCCTTTTACCAATGAGAGCCTGCAGCCTCATG TCTTGGGACCTGTTAAGCTGTCTCAGAAAGAATTGCTTGGTCCACCAGAGGCAAAGAGAGCTCGAGGCCCTGAGGAAGAGGAGATCGGGAGCCTTGAGCCCATGGCagcttcagcctctgcctcccagaaacTCAG CCCCCTGCAGAAGCTAAGCAGCATGGACCCGGCCATGCTGGAGCGCCTCCTGAGCTTGGACCGTCTGCTGGCCTCCCAGGGGAGCCAGGGAGCCCCTCTGTTGAGTACCCCAAAGCGAGAGCGGATGGTGCTCATGAAGACTGTGGAAGAGAAAGACCTGGAGATTGAG AGGCTTAAGATGAAACAAAAAGAACTGGAGGCCAAGGTGTTGGCCCAGAAGGCTGAAGACTCAAAGGAAAAGGAGAACCATTGTCCCACGATACTCCGGCCCCTTTTGCATCGCACAGTCACAGTGGCAAAGCCCCTGAAAAAGGCTGTGGTGATGCCCCTACAGCTAA TTCAGGAGCAGGCAGCATCCCCAAATGCCGAGATCCATATCCTGAAGAATAAAGGCcggaagagaaag CTGGAGTCCCTGGATGCCCCAGAGCCTGAGGAGAAGGCTGAGGACTGCTGGGAGCTACAGATCAGCCCGGAGCTACTGGCTCATGGGCGCCAAAAAATACTGGATCTGCTGAACGAAGGCTCAGCCCGGGATCTCCGCAGTCTTCAGCGTATTGGCCCGAAAAAGGCTCAGCTAATCGTGGGATGGCGGGAGCTCCACGGCCGCTTCAGCCAG GTGGAGGACCTGGAACGCGTGGAGGGCATAACGGGAAAACAGATGGAGTCCTTCCTGAAG GCAAACATCCTGGGTCTCGCCGCCGGCCAGCGCTGTGGCCCCTCCTGA
- the KIF22 gene encoding kinesin-like protein KIF22 isoform X2, translating to MDSCSLEIANWRNHQETLKYQFDAFYGERSTQQDIYAGSVQPILRHLLEGQNASVLAYGPTGAGKTHTMLGSPEQPGVIPRALMDLLQLTREEGAEGRPWALSVTMSYLEIYQEKVLDLLDSTSGDLVIREDCRGNILIPGLTQKPITSFADFERHFLPASRNRTVGATRLNQRSSRSHAVLLVKVDQRERLAPFRQREGKLYLIDLAGSEDNRRTGNKGLRLKESGAINASLFVLGKVVDALNQGLPRVPYRDSKLTRLLQDSLGGSAHSILIANIAPERHFYLDTVSALNFAARTKEVINRPFTNESLQPHVLGPVKLSQKELLGPPEAKRARGPEEEEIGSLEPMAASASASQKLSPLQKLSSMDPAMLERLLSLDRLLASQGSQGAPLLSTPKRERMVLMKTVEEKDLEIERLKMKQKELEAKVLAQKAEDSKEKENHCPTILRPLLHRTVTVAKPLKKAVVMPLQLIQEQAASPNAEIHILKNKGRKRKLESLDAPEPEEKAEDCWELQISPELLAHGRQKILDLLNEGSARDLRSLQRIGPKKAQLIVGWRELHGRFSQVEDLERVEGITGKQMESFLKANILGLAAGQRCGPS from the exons ATGGACAGCTGCTCTCTAGAGATTGCTAACTGGAGGAACCACCAGGAGACTCTCAAATACCA GTTTGATGCCTTCTATGGGGAGAGGAGTACTCAGCAGGACATCTATGCAGGTTCAGTGCAGCCCATCCTAAGGCACTTGCTGGAAGGGCAGAATGCCAGCGTGCTTGCCTATGGACCCACAGGAGCTG GGAAGACGCACACAATGCTGGGCAGTCCAGAGCAACCTGGGGTGATCCCGCGGGCTCTCATGGACCTCTTGCAGCTCACAAGGGAGGAGGGCGCCGAGGGCCGGCCATGGGCCCTTTCTGTCACTATGTCGTACCTAGAGATCTACCAGGAGAAG GTATTAGACCTACTGGACTCTACATCGGGAGACCTGGTGATCCGAGAAGACTGCCGGGGGAACATCCTGATTCCGGGTCTTACCCAGAAGCCCATCACTAGCTTTGCTGATTTTGAGCGGCACTTCCTGCCAGCCAGTCGAAATCGGACTGTAGGAGCCACCCGGCTCAACCAGCGCTCCTCCCGCAGTCATGCTGTGCTCCTGGTCAAG GTGGACCAGCGGGAACGTTTGGCCCCATTTCGCCAGCGAGAGGGAAAACTCTACCTGATTGACTTGGCCGGGTCAGAGGACAACCGGCGCACAGGCAACAAGGGACTTCGGCTAAAAGAGAGCGGTGCCATCAACGCCTCCCTGTTTGTCCTGGGCAAGGTGGTAGATGCGCTGAATCAGGGCCTCCCTCGTGTACCTTATCGGGACAGCAAGCTCACTCGCCTATTGCAG GACTCTCTGGGTGGCTCAGCCCACAGCATCCTTATTGCCAACATTGCCCCTGAGAGACATTTCTACCTAGACACAGTCTCTGCACTCAACTTTGCTGCCAGGACCAAGGAGGTGATCAACCGGCCTTTTACCAATGAGAGCCTGCAGCCTCATG TCTTGGGACCTGTTAAGCTGTCTCAGAAAGAATTGCTTGGTCCACCAGAGGCAAAGAGAGCTCGAGGCCCTGAGGAAGAGGAGATCGGGAGCCTTGAGCCCATGGCagcttcagcctctgcctcccagaaacTCAG CCCCCTGCAGAAGCTAAGCAGCATGGACCCGGCCATGCTGGAGCGCCTCCTGAGCTTGGACCGTCTGCTGGCCTCCCAGGGGAGCCAGGGAGCCCCTCTGTTGAGTACCCCAAAGCGAGAGCGGATGGTGCTCATGAAGACTGTGGAAGAGAAAGACCTGGAGATTGAG AGGCTTAAGATGAAACAAAAAGAACTGGAGGCCAAGGTGTTGGCCCAGAAGGCTGAAGACTCAAAGGAAAAGGAGAACCATTGTCCCACGATACTCCGGCCCCTTTTGCATCGCACAGTCACAGTGGCAAAGCCCCTGAAAAAGGCTGTGGTGATGCCCCTACAGCTAA TTCAGGAGCAGGCAGCATCCCCAAATGCCGAGATCCATATCCTGAAGAATAAAGGCcggaagagaaag CTGGAGTCCCTGGATGCCCCAGAGCCTGAGGAGAAGGCTGAGGACTGCTGGGAGCTACAGATCAGCCCGGAGCTACTGGCTCATGGGCGCCAAAAAATACTGGATCTGCTGAACGAAGGCTCAGCCCGGGATCTCCGCAGTCTTCAGCGTATTGGCCCGAAAAAGGCTCAGCTAATCGTGGGATGGCGGGAGCTCCACGGCCGCTTCAGCCAG GTGGAGGACCTGGAACGCGTGGAGGGCATAACGGGAAAACAGATGGAGTCCTTCCTGAAG GCAAACATCCTGGGTCTCGCCGCCGGCCAGCGCTGTGGCCCCTCCTGA